The Calditerrivibrio nitroreducens DSM 19672 genome window below encodes:
- the flgM gene encoding flagellar biosynthesis anti-sigma factor FlgM, translating into MRVDEKYISQYDKISNMKKNSSENTKSGDGLKEKSSSVAKSQVSSLIDRVKSTPDVRKEIVDQIRNQIEAGTYTISGKKVAEKIVGAAINNLF; encoded by the coding sequence ATGAGAGTAGATGAAAAATATATATCTCAATACGATAAGATATCCAATATGAAGAAAAATAGTTCTGAAAATACTAAAAGTGGCGATGGTTTAAAAGAAAAATCATCTTCTGTGGCTAAGTCCCAGGTCTCCTCTCTCATAGACAGAGTCAAATCGACTCCTGATGTAAGGAAAGAGATAGTCGACCAAATCCGCAATCAGATAGAAGCCGGCACTTATACCATTTCAGGTAAAAAGGTGGCGGAAAAGATTGTAGGCGCTGCGATAAACAACCTCTTTTAA
- a CDS encoding flagellar basal body L-ring protein FlgH — translation MKKKLRLTDIKMVSLLITSIVIFSGCASKVETNVPTADYKKEIEEYHKRTAPKAPTASLWTDIGNSSALFLDYKGRTIGDIVIVKIVESSSATNSNSTSASKTSSYDMGLTNLLGLPTNLGVKNFLGTGNPLDPTVKESTKNSFTGQGKKQKSDQVKATMAARVVDVLPSGNLVIEGQREIIVDQEKQVITVKGIIRQKDIDADNQVLSTAIADAQISYSGKGVISDSNKKGWLSNIIDWVWPF, via the coding sequence ATGAAAAAAAAGTTAAGGCTGACAGACATAAAGATGGTATCACTTTTAATTACTTCCATTGTAATCTTTTCCGGGTGTGCATCAAAAGTGGAAACAAATGTCCCAACAGCAGACTATAAAAAAGAGATAGAAGAATACCATAAAAGAACTGCCCCAAAAGCCCCCACCGCATCACTATGGACGGATATTGGAAATAGCAGCGCCCTATTTTTAGATTACAAAGGCAGAACCATAGGTGATATAGTCATAGTAAAAATTGTGGAATCATCATCAGCCACCAATTCAAACAGCACATCTGCATCCAAGACTTCATCATACGATATGGGGCTTACAAATCTTCTGGGATTACCCACAAATTTAGGTGTTAAAAACTTCCTTGGAACTGGCAACCCACTTGATCCAACTGTAAAAGAAAGTACAAAAAATAGTTTCACCGGTCAGGGAAAAAAACAGAAGTCTGATCAGGTAAAAGCCACAATGGCAGCAAGGGTTGTGGATGTATTACCTTCCGGCAATCTTGTGATAGAAGGTCAAAGAGAGATCATTGTTGATCAGGAAAAACAGGTAATCACCGTAAAAGGGATAATCAGACAAAAAGATATAGATGCAGACAATCAGGTATTATCCACTGCCATTGCTGATGCACAGATTAGCTATAGCGGTAAAGGTGTGATATCAGATTCCAACAAAAAAGGGTGGTTGAGCAACATAATAGATTGGGTATGGCCATTTTAA
- a CDS encoding rod-binding protein — protein MNNINSQYITNNKEKLQIKNFMNMDREKQLKQACEDFEALFYDMVMKTARKTVSNDGIIKRSFGEEVFTEMLDSKFSEEIAKSTKGGLKDILFNQLKATINQSYNQDLKNKAGKNYPGIMA, from the coding sequence ATGAACAACATCAATTCTCAATACATTACAAACAACAAAGAGAAGTTACAAATAAAAAATTTTATGAACATGGATAGGGAAAAACAACTAAAACAGGCCTGCGAAGATTTTGAGGCATTATTTTATGATATGGTTATGAAAACAGCCAGAAAAACTGTATCAAACGATGGCATAATCAAGCGAAGTTTTGGGGAAGAGGTTTTTACAGAAATGCTGGATTCAAAGTTTTCCGAAGAAATAGCAAAAAGTACGAAAGGTGGATTAAAAGATATCCTGTTTAACCAGCTTAAAGCAACAATTAACCAAAGCTATAACCAGGATCTGAAAAACAAAGCTGGGAAAAATTATCCCGGTATTATGGCATAG
- a CDS encoding flagellar basal body P-ring protein FlgI: MVRCIILILLIAINSFAGTKIRDLAKVDGIRDNQLVGYGLVVGLNGTGDKSGTEFTIQSLTNMLDRMGIAVDKKKVKVKNVAAVVVTAKLPPFAKPGTKVDVVVSSIGDAKSLEGGTLILTPLAAPNGQFYASAQGPISVGGMNVQAAGAGAVKNHPTVGRIPNGAIIEKEINFNMTEDILRVSFKDVSISNVVKAKQVINRIFKDTATIVNPTTIEVKIPNEYKDRFYEFMDAVLNLEIETETFAKVIVDERTGTIVMGSDVRVNTVAVSHGNLTIKITSTEQVSQPNPLSKGETTVTKQTDIKVEEDKAKLMVLPEGVRISDLVKSLNAIGVTPRDLIAILQAIKSAGALQGDLEVI; the protein is encoded by the coding sequence ATGGTTAGGTGTATAATTTTAATACTTTTGATAGCTATAAACAGTTTTGCCGGAACAAAGATTAGAGACTTAGCAAAAGTAGATGGCATCAGGGACAATCAGCTTGTTGGATATGGACTGGTGGTGGGATTAAATGGTACTGGAGACAAATCAGGAACTGAATTTACCATCCAATCCCTTACAAACATGTTAGATAGAATGGGCATTGCTGTAGATAAGAAAAAGGTAAAAGTAAAAAATGTCGCTGCAGTGGTAGTCACAGCTAAACTCCCACCTTTTGCAAAACCTGGCACTAAAGTAGATGTAGTGGTATCTTCCATTGGTGACGCCAAAAGCCTTGAAGGGGGAACGCTGATCCTTACCCCACTTGCTGCCCCAAATGGTCAATTTTACGCTTCCGCACAGGGCCCCATATCCGTTGGTGGTATGAACGTTCAGGCGGCAGGAGCAGGTGCAGTAAAAAATCACCCCACTGTCGGCAGAATTCCAAATGGAGCTATAATTGAGAAGGAGATAAATTTCAATATGACAGAAGATATCCTGCGGGTAAGCTTTAAAGATGTAAGTATCTCCAATGTAGTTAAGGCTAAACAGGTCATAAATAGAATATTTAAAGACACAGCAACTATTGTAAACCCTACAACTATTGAGGTCAAAATCCCAAACGAATACAAGGATAGATTTTACGAATTTATGGATGCGGTATTAAATCTTGAAATAGAAACAGAAACTTTTGCAAAAGTTATAGTTGATGAAAGAACCGGCACCATAGTCATGGGTTCAGACGTAAGGGTAAATACAGTGGCAGTGTCCCACGGCAATTTAACGATAAAGATTACCAGCACCGAACAGGTGAGTCAGCCAAATCCCCTTTCAAAAGGGGAAACAACTGTCACAAAACAGACCGATATAAAGGTTGAAGAAGACAAAGCAAAGCTTATGGTATTACCAGAGGGGGTAAGAATAAGCGACCTTGTAAAAAGCCTCAATGCAATAGGAGTAACACCAAGGGATCTTATCGCAATTCTGCAGGCAATAAAATCAGCTGGGGCTCTGCAGGGTGATCTGGAAGTAATATAA
- a CDS encoding flagellar protein FlgN — translation METIQSLIGVLKQQIELYHSIYELLKEEKSYISKWQIDKTLETVKKKETLLYKEKILDESRDKIAKNIQKKLSLRNASLSELVDAIEDRSIKDELISLRKEILDITNKIYSENMAIKILYHTNLQLIRDFFEQIGMIGSSSYDSFGTTQTKPKGVVRTA, via the coding sequence ATGGAAACAATCCAGAGCCTTATAGGTGTGCTTAAACAACAAATAGAGCTTTATCACTCTATTTATGAACTTTTAAAAGAGGAAAAAAGCTATATCTCAAAATGGCAAATAGATAAAACCCTTGAGACAGTAAAGAAAAAAGAAACTCTTCTTTACAAAGAAAAAATACTTGATGAATCAAGAGATAAAATAGCTAAAAATATTCAAAAAAAGCTTAGTCTTAGAAATGCATCCCTGAGTGAACTGGTGGATGCCATTGAAGATCGTTCTATAAAAGATGAGCTAATAAGCTTGAGAAAAGAGATTCTTGATATAACAAATAAAATATACTCAGAAAACATGGCGATAAAAATTCTTTATCATACAAATTTACAACTCATAAGGGATTTCTTCGAGCAGATTGGCATGATTGGTAGCAGCTCTTATGACAGCTTTGGTACAACCCAAACAAAACCTAAAGGTGTGGTTAGAACAGCTTGA